One Nostoc sp. UHCC 0302 DNA window includes the following coding sequences:
- a CDS encoding HAMP domain-containing sensor histidine kinase, translating to MLTRLLAIEEALDKRKETYWLIVIAFAVVIALEYSTPPEYVFGYLYTGTILLASRLNSKAVLAITLAATAFTVLNILVPGEKNINSATVANRLIAVLALIVTGWLSDRNRRNEEAIAYTQAQLRSQEQLATMREDFVSTLTHDLKTPLLGAIETLKYFQNGQFGEITSMQAKVLQTMTRSHRSTLQLVQTLLDVYRNDAEGLKLQISPINLVTVAEEVIATLTELAKTRQIYISLHYGESDFRSFFWVNGDPLQLERVFTNLLSNGIKHSPRGGKVEVVFEGYSSDQVVKILDTGSGITEEELPHLFERFYQGHSDRHVSGSGLGLYLTRQIITAHGGTIWAENRSPRGALFGFRLPACPPPG from the coding sequence ATGTTAACTAGATTATTGGCTATTGAAGAGGCTTTAGATAAGCGTAAGGAAACATATTGGTTGATAGTGATCGCTTTTGCTGTAGTAATAGCTTTAGAATACTCAACACCACCTGAGTATGTATTTGGCTACCTTTACACAGGCACAATTTTATTAGCATCCCGATTAAATAGTAAAGCAGTATTAGCAATTACTCTTGCAGCTACAGCATTTACAGTCTTAAATATACTTGTTCCGGGAGAAAAAAATATTAATTCCGCAACAGTGGCAAATAGGTTAATTGCAGTGTTGGCACTAATAGTAACAGGGTGGTTAAGCGACCGCAACCGCCGCAATGAAGAAGCGATCGCTTATACGCAGGCACAACTACGCTCTCAAGAACAACTAGCGACGATGCGTGAAGATTTTGTTTCTACCCTAACTCATGACTTGAAAACACCGCTTTTAGGAGCAATTGAAACGCTGAAATATTTTCAAAATGGGCAATTTGGAGAAATCACATCAATGCAAGCAAAAGTCTTGCAAACAATGACACGTAGCCATCGTAGTACATTGCAATTAGTGCAAACCCTTTTAGATGTTTACCGTAATGATGCCGAAGGATTAAAACTACAGATATCACCGATTAATTTGGTAACTGTGGCAGAAGAAGTAATTGCCACTCTAACTGAACTAGCGAAAACACGTCAGATTTATATTTCTCTTCACTATGGCGAATCAGATTTTCGCAGCTTTTTCTGGGTAAATGGCGATCCTTTGCAGCTAGAGCGAGTCTTCACTAATCTCTTGAGCAACGGTATCAAGCACTCACCCCGTGGCGGTAAAGTGGAAGTAGTATTTGAAGGTTATTCTAGCGATCAAGTTGTAAAAATACTCGATACTGGTTCCGGTATTACCGAAGAAGAGTTACCCCACTTATTTGAGCGATTTTATCAAGGACATAGCGATCGCCATGTTTCAGGCTCTGGACTTGGGCTTTATTTAACTAGGCAAATTATTACTGCTCATGGGGGTACAATTTGGGCAGAGAATCGCTCACCACGAGGCGCACTGTTTGGTTTTAGGCTACCAGCTTGTCCACCTCCGGGGTGA
- the kdpB gene encoding potassium-transporting ATPase subunit KdpB, giving the protein MASTSKNRPSRSRPSDRRQARKKARVNNKRLYLRATRDAFVKLNPKHTIKNPVMFLVWVGTIITLAVTIDPDLFGQVPQKNPQLFNGLLTGILFFTVWFANFAEAVAEGRGKAQADALRSTQSETIAKKLAPDGAITEISSTNLRQGDTVYVVAGDIIPADGEVIMGVASVDESAITGESAPVLKESGSDVASSVTGGTRIISDELIIRVNVDPGRGFIDRMIALLEGAERSKTPNEIDLTVLLTVLSLVFLFVVATLPALAYYVNSPVSMPILIALLVALIPTTISGLLSAIKIAGMDRVAQYNVIAKSGRAVEICGDINILVLDKTGTITLGNRLAEEFIPINGHSIAEIANVAWAASVFDDTPEGKSIVRLAEKLGAKFDFDANQAEAVQFSDKIRMSGTNLPGGHEVRKGSVGAIEAFVRSRNGRETPELNTAYERVSRLGGTPLAVSLDNEIYGVIYLKDIVKPGIRDRFDQLRRMGVRTIMLTGDNRITASVIAKEAGVDDFIAEATPEDKITVIQKEQKAGKLVAMTGDGTNDAPALAQANVAVAMNTGTQAAKEAANIVDLDSDPTKLIDIVSISKQLLITRGALTTFSIANDIAKYFAIIPVIFAAANLQNLNIMSLTSPNSAVLSALIYNALIIPALIPLALKGVRFRPLTANQLLQRNILIYGFGGVIAPFIAIKLIDMLITYVGLA; this is encoded by the coding sequence GTGGCAAGTACCTCCAAAAATAGACCTTCACGTTCTCGTCCTAGCGATCGCCGTCAAGCACGCAAAAAGGCCAGAGTAAATAATAAAAGACTGTATCTGAGAGCAACCAGGGATGCTTTTGTCAAGCTCAATCCCAAACACACTATCAAAAACCCAGTTATGTTTTTGGTTTGGGTGGGGACAATCATCACCCTAGCGGTAACGATTGATCCCGATTTATTTGGGCAAGTTCCGCAGAAAAACCCGCAACTATTCAACGGCTTGTTGACAGGGATTTTGTTCTTTACTGTATGGTTTGCCAACTTTGCCGAAGCAGTAGCCGAAGGACGAGGTAAAGCCCAAGCCGATGCTTTGCGGTCAACTCAATCAGAAACGATCGCGAAAAAGCTCGCTCCTGATGGTGCAATTACAGAAATCTCGTCCACCAACCTCAGACAGGGTGATACTGTGTACGTTGTTGCTGGTGATATCATTCCCGCTGATGGGGAAGTAATTATGGGTGTCGCCTCAGTAGATGAATCAGCAATTACTGGGGAATCCGCACCAGTATTGAAGGAATCAGGCTCAGACGTCGCCAGTTCTGTTACTGGCGGTACGCGCATTATCTCAGATGAACTGATTATCCGTGTCAACGTTGACCCAGGCAGAGGATTTATTGACCGGATGATTGCCTTGCTGGAAGGTGCAGAACGCAGCAAAACACCGAATGAAATTGATCTGACGGTGTTGCTGACAGTTCTCAGCTTAGTCTTTTTGTTTGTCGTAGCAACTCTTCCTGCACTTGCCTACTATGTCAACAGTCCAGTCAGTATGCCAATTTTGATAGCTTTATTAGTAGCGCTGATTCCTACAACCATTAGTGGGTTACTAAGTGCCATTAAAATTGCTGGTATGGATCGAGTTGCCCAATATAACGTGATTGCTAAATCAGGACGAGCAGTAGAAATCTGTGGAGATATCAACATTCTAGTTCTTGATAAGACAGGTACGATTACCCTGGGTAACCGCTTGGCAGAAGAGTTTATTCCCATAAATGGTCATTCAATAGCAGAAATTGCTAATGTAGCTTGGGCTGCTAGTGTGTTCGATGATACACCAGAAGGTAAATCAATTGTCCGACTGGCAGAAAAATTAGGCGCAAAGTTCGATTTTGATGCTAATCAGGCAGAAGCAGTACAGTTTTCCGACAAAATACGCATGAGTGGTACAAATTTACCTGGTGGACATGAGGTGCGGAAAGGATCAGTAGGAGCTATTGAAGCGTTTGTTCGTTCTCGTAATGGACGTGAAACTCCGGAACTCAATACTGCTTACGAACGCGTATCCCGATTGGGAGGTACACCCCTAGCAGTGTCTTTAGATAATGAAATTTACGGCGTCATTTATCTCAAAGATATTGTAAAACCAGGTATCCGCGATCGCTTTGATCAACTGCGGCGGATGGGGGTACGTACAATCATGCTAACTGGGGACAATCGGATTACAGCTTCTGTAATTGCCAAAGAAGCTGGGGTGGATGACTTCATTGCCGAAGCCACACCAGAAGACAAAATCACAGTCATTCAAAAAGAACAAAAAGCAGGCAAACTGGTTGCCATGACAGGAGACGGAACTAATGATGCTCCAGCATTAGCCCAAGCTAACGTCGCCGTAGCCATGAATACAGGTACACAAGCTGCCAAAGAAGCTGCCAACATAGTGGATTTAGACTCAGATCCGACAAAACTGATCGATATTGTTAGCATCAGCAAACAATTGCTGATTACTCGTGGGGCATTGACTACATTTTCCATTGCTAATGATATTGCTAAATACTTTGCGATTATCCCAGTAATCTTTGCGGCTGCTAATCTGCAAAACCTGAATATTATGAGTTTAACTAGCCCTAATTCTGCTGTATTATCAGCACTGATTTATAATGCTTTGATTATTCCTGCTTTGATTCCCTTAGCGTTAAAGGGTGTGCGATTTAGACCCCTGACAGCTAATCAGCTGCTACAACGGAATATCTTAATTTATGGCTTCGGTGGAGTAATAGCACCATTTATCGCCATTAAGTTAATAGATATGTTAATTACATATGTGGGGTTAGCTTAA
- the kdpA gene encoding potassium-transporting ATPase subunit KdpA, which produces MGQGFLQIGLTLCIVVAITPVLGRYMARVFLGERTLLDFLMNPIERSIYVLAWVRRKDDMTGWQYARAVLYSNLVMGVSVYLLLYFQRRLPWNPNSFGATTWDILLHTTISFLTNTDQQHYSGETTFSYFSQVAALGFLMFTSAATGLSVGIAFIRGLTGRGLGNFYVDLTRAVTRILLPISIIGAIALVVVGVPQTLAKTLVVRTLEGGTQYLARGPVASFEMIKMLGDNGGGFFDVNSAHPFENPNGASNLIETIAMIAIPAALIYTYGLFANNIKQAWLLFWMVFVIFVILVGVTAIAELQGNPIVNAAFGLEQPNLEGKEVRFGWAQTALWAVMTTATMCGAVNGMHDSLMPQGIFSTLFNLFVQIVWGGQGTGTAYLFIYLIITVFLTGLMVGRTPEFLGRKIEKREIILASVVLLIHPILILVPSAIALAYPISLSGISNIGYHGISQVVYEYASAAANNGSGLEGLRDNTLWWNLSTLVSLLGGRYIPIIAILLLADSMSRKQPVPETPGTLKTDSVLFTGITAGVTLILGVLTFFPVLALGPIAEGFKLASGN; this is translated from the coding sequence ATGGGACAAGGTTTTTTGCAAATTGGCTTAACGCTGTGTATCGTTGTAGCAATAACTCCGGTATTAGGAAGATACATGGCGCGTGTCTTCTTGGGAGAAAGAACACTGCTTGATTTCTTAATGAACCCAATAGAGCGAAGTATCTACGTATTAGCTTGGGTTCGTAGAAAAGACGATATGACCGGTTGGCAGTATGCCAGGGCGGTACTGTACAGCAACCTAGTCATGGGCGTTTCAGTGTATTTGCTGCTGTATTTTCAGAGACGCCTACCTTGGAATCCCAATAGCTTTGGTGCTACTACTTGGGATATTTTGCTACACACCACTATTTCCTTTCTGACCAATACCGACCAGCAACACTACTCTGGTGAGACAACTTTCAGCTATTTTAGCCAGGTAGCAGCTTTAGGTTTTTTGATGTTCACCTCAGCCGCTACTGGCTTATCGGTAGGGATTGCCTTTATTCGTGGGTTGACAGGTAGAGGACTAGGAAACTTTTACGTTGACTTGACTCGTGCGGTGACGCGAATATTGCTGCCAATATCGATTATTGGAGCGATCGCCTTAGTTGTAGTAGGCGTACCACAAACATTAGCCAAAACTTTGGTTGTGAGAACTCTAGAAGGAGGAACGCAGTATCTTGCCAGAGGGCCAGTAGCATCCTTTGAGATGATTAAAATGTTAGGCGACAACGGTGGCGGTTTTTTTGATGTTAACTCAGCCCATCCTTTTGAAAATCCCAACGGTGCTTCTAACTTAATAGAAACCATCGCCATGATTGCAATTCCCGCAGCATTGATTTACACCTACGGTTTGTTTGCCAACAACATCAAACAAGCTTGGCTGCTTTTCTGGATGGTGTTTGTGATTTTTGTAATTCTGGTTGGGGTAACAGCGATCGCAGAACTGCAAGGTAACCCCATTGTCAATGCCGCCTTTGGATTAGAACAGCCCAATTTAGAAGGTAAAGAAGTCAGATTTGGCTGGGCGCAAACAGCATTATGGGCAGTTATGACCACCGCTACCATGTGTGGCGCAGTTAACGGGATGCACGATTCCTTAATGCCACAAGGAATATTCTCGACATTATTTAACTTGTTTGTCCAGATTGTTTGGGGAGGACAGGGAACTGGGACAGCTTATCTGTTCATTTATCTAATTATCACCGTGTTCTTAACTGGGCTAATGGTAGGACGCACCCCAGAGTTTTTAGGACGCAAAATTGAAAAGCGGGAAATTATCCTTGCCAGCGTAGTGTTGTTAATTCACCCAATTCTGATTTTGGTTCCAAGTGCGATCGCATTAGCTTACCCCATCTCTCTGTCTGGAATTAGCAACATTGGCTATCACGGTATTTCCCAAGTAGTTTATGAATATGCTTCAGCCGCAGCAAATAATGGCTCAGGTTTAGAGGGATTGAGGGATAACACCCTGTGGTGGAACTTGAGTACTCTAGTTAGCTTACTAGGAGGACGCTACATACCGATTATTGCCATCCTACTGTTAGCTGACAGTATGTCTCGTAAACAACCAGTCCCTGAAACCCCTGGTACTCTGAAAACGGATTCAGTGCTATTTACTGGTATCACAGCTGGAGTGACTTTAATTTTAGGCGTACTGACTTTCTTTCCTGTTCTAGCTTTAGGCCCCATAGCCGAAGGTTTTAAATTAGCATCTGGCAATTAG
- a CDS encoding response regulator transcription factor — translation MTKQGAVLRILLVEDDELFRLGLRMRLQQETSLEIVAEAEDGEQAVELANRYPLDLVLLDIGLPGIGGIEACRQIKQQHPTLPILVLTSRSEKPVVSRLIAAGAQGYCLKGIPAESLILAVRSVAAGASWWDQTATTEIRAAFEGNSPTVLPAKTNEPTENPLTKREQEILALVAAGKSNQEIAEILYIAPGTVRVHVHAILQKLEVRDRTQAAVLAIQKGLVAPELLINSRALGI, via the coding sequence ATGACTAAACAAGGTGCTGTACTGAGAATCTTACTTGTTGAAGATGATGAATTGTTTCGTCTTGGTTTGCGGATGCGGTTGCAACAAGAAACAAGCTTGGAGATTGTGGCAGAGGCAGAAGATGGGGAACAAGCTGTAGAGTTAGCCAATCGCTATCCTCTAGATTTGGTTTTGCTGGATATAGGTTTACCAGGGATTGGTGGGATTGAGGCTTGTCGTCAAATTAAGCAGCAACATCCAACTTTACCGATTCTAGTTTTAACGTCTCGTTCTGAAAAACCCGTGGTTTCACGCTTAATTGCTGCTGGGGCCCAAGGTTATTGCCTCAAAGGGATTCCAGCTGAATCCCTAATTTTGGCAGTGCGTTCAGTAGCAGCAGGCGCTTCTTGGTGGGATCAAACTGCAACAACGGAAATTAGGGCGGCTTTTGAGGGCAATTCCCCGACAGTGTTACCTGCAAAAACTAACGAACCTACAGAAAATCCCTTAACGAAGCGGGAGCAAGAAATTTTGGCACTGGTGGCGGCTGGCAAAAGCAATCAAGAAATTGCTGAGATTCTCTACATTGCGCCTGGCACAGTGCGGGTTCACGTCCATGCCATTTTACAAAAGTTAGAGGTACGCGATCGCACTCAAGCCGCAGTTTTAGCTATCCAAAAAGGATTGGTAGCACCGGAATTATTGATTAATTCAAGGGCATTAGGCATTTAA